The genomic interval CCGCCGCATTTCATGCCCAATACCAGTTCGCTCGCCGGGCATGGCTCGCGTTTATCCAGCGCCAGCAGCGGCAGCATCTGGCCTATGGCCTCGACACCGGCTTCCACTTCGTCGTCCACCTGCTGGCTGTTGAAAAAGCGCACCCGATCGCTATCGATGTCGCCGGCCGCTTCCAAAAGCTTGTTGAGCTGGTTGTTCTCGCAGCCAAGGCCCACCACCAGCACGGCGCCGGCGTTGGGGTGGTTGATAAGGGCGGCGAGAATGGCGCGGGTGTCGTTAAGGTCGTCCCCCAGTTGCGAGCAGCCATAGGGGTGCACAAAGGGCACGAAGGCGTCGGCGATACCGGCAAACTCCTGCTCGCAGCGGCTGGCGATGCGCTGGGCAATGGCGTTAACGCAGCCAACGGTGTTGACTATCCACACCTCGTTACGGGTGCCAACCCGGCCGTTTTTGCGCCGATAGCCCATAAAGGTGCCGCCGCCAAAGGCCTCAAGGTTGGGCTCAACCTGCTGGTAACGGTACTCCCCGGCGCCGCTGAGGTTGGTGGCGAGATTATGGGAATGGACATGCTCGCCCTTATTGATGGCGCTGGTGGCAGAGCCGATGGCAAAGCCGTATTTCACCACTTCATCCCCCGCCGCCAGCGCCCTTAAGGCTACCTTGTGGCCGGCGGGCAAGTCGGTGGCCAGCAGCAGTTCTTCGCCGTCAATCAGGTGGCGGCTGCCCTTGTCCAGGGCCTGGGTGGCCACCGCCACATTGTCCTTGGGGTGCACTTTAACCAGGGCAACTTTCATAGGGCCTCCAGCTCGGTGGCGCTGACAAGCTTGCCCGCCACCCTGACGTTGTTAAGTTCGAGTTTGCCGACGTTCTCCAGCACCGAGGGCGCGGCGACTTTGTCGATGCGGCAATTGCTGAGGGTGACCCCTTCGATGGGGGCCGAGGCAAAACCGCGCAGGTAAAAGGCGCGCTGCGCCGAGCGCACCACCAGGTTGTCGATGTGGATGTCCCGCACTTCGGGCAGGAAGCGGCCCTCTTGGCCTTCTTCGTAGAAGAAATTGATGCTGACCGCGTCTTTGACTTCCCCCACCCGCAGGTTGCGAATACGGATGCCTTCGATGGTGCCGCCGCGCCGGGCATTGGTTTTGATGCGAAAGGCCCGTTCCAGCTCGGGGCTGTCCATCTGGCAGTTGTCCAAAAAGACGTTGTAGACGCCGCCGGAGATCTCCGAGCCCAGCACCAGGCCGCCGTGGCCGTCTTTCATCTGGCAGTTGCGCACCACCAGGTTGCGACAAGCCTGGCCCACCCGGCGGCCGTCTTCGTTGCGGCCCGATTTAATGGCGATGCAATCGTCGCCGGTATCGAAGGTGCAGCCCTCAATCACCACGTGGTCGCAGCACTCCGGGTCGCAGCCGTCGTTGTTGGGGCCGTGGCTGCGGCACGTCACTCCCCGCACCGTCACCGACTGGCAAAGCACCGGGTGCAGCAGCCAAAACGGCGAGTTAACCAGGGTGACCCCCTCAATCAGCACGTTCTGGCACAAATAGGGCTGAATAAAGGCCGGGCGCAGGAAGGAGCCTTGGCCATGTAGGCGGGTGCGCGGGTCGGTGCCGGCCAGCACCTCTTGCTGCAATTTGTCTCTGGCCGCCTTTTGGGTTTGGGCAATCGGGTCCTGGCGCCAATGGCCCTCGGGGTGCGGCCCCTTCCAGGGCCACCAGGTGTTGTCGTCGGCGCCGCCGTCCAGCACCCCTTGGCCGGTCACGGCGATATTGCGCTGGCCGTAGGCATAGATGAGCGGCGACAGGCCCATCATCTCCATGCCTTCCCAACGGGTGAACACCGCTGGCAGGTAATGGTCGGGGTTAGGGGAAAACACCAGCACCGCGCCCTTATCCAGGTGCAGGTTGACGTTGGATTTAAGGTGGATGGCGCCGGTTAAAAAGCGCCCTTGGGGCACTCGTACCCGGCCGCCGCCCGCTGCCGCGCAGGCGGCAATGGCCGCGGCGATGGCATCGCTATTAAGCACCTTGCCGCCGGGCACGGCGCCAAAGTCGCTGATGGGAAAGTCGCGCTCGGCAAATTTCGGCAGCTGGGTGTTACGGACAATGTCGTCCGCCAGGGCCCAGTCATCTGCCGGCGCCTGGGTTTTAGGGGCACTAGCGCAGGCTGGCAACTGGCTTAGCACCAGCCCGGCTCCTAAAGCCTTTAACAGGGTGCGCCGCTCCAGGCTGGGGTCGGCAGCCTTGCCACCGGTGGCAGATTCATTAAAAAAAGCGGTCATTGGGCTAATTCCAGGGCAGCCAGGATAAAGGGGCCGGTGGCCTTGGGGTCGTTGTCGCGTTTTTGCTCGCCTACGTAGTACTCGAAGCTGCCGCTGCGATAGGGCTCGCCCCCAAGACCGGCGACGGCGCAGACCTGGGTGATGCTGATAAGCTTGCCGTCGCTCTTAATGAGCTTGTCGGTCAGGCCCTTAAAGCCTTTTTGCGCCACTGCCAGGTACTTTTCTGGCAAATATCCCTGGTTCACCCCTCGGGCCAGGGCGTAGACCAGCATGGCGCTGCCGGACGCCTCCAGGTAGTTGCCGTTGCCGGCGCCCTTGTCAGTGACCTGATACCAAAGCCCGGAGCTGTCTTGAAAGGCGCTGACGTTTTTCGCCAGCTCATTGAAGGTGGCAATCAAAAAGCCCCTGTCCTTATGGCCACGGGGGAAGTGGTCCAGCACGTCTACCAGGGCCATGGCGTACCAACCCAGGGCACGGGACCAAAAATTAGGAGAGGTACCGGTTTGCGGGTTGGCCCAGGGCTGCTGGCGGCTTTCGTCCCAGCCGTGGAACAGCAGGCCCGTTTTCGGGTCCTTGTCGTGCTGCTCCATCAGCCGAAACTGCTGGGCGATATCGCTAAAACTGTCGCTGCCTTCACTAAACCACTGGCCGTACTGGGCATAAAAAGGCGCGCCCATGTAGAGGCCGTCCAGCCACATCTGGAAGGGGTAGCGCTTTTTATGCCAAAAGCCCCCTTCGCTGGTGCGCGGCTGACTTGCCAGCTGCTGGCGCAGCAGATGCATGGCCTGGATATAGCGCGGGTCCTGGGTTTGCTCATAGAGGGGAAACAAAATTTTCCCGGCGTTGATCATGTCGATATTGAAATCGCTCTGCTTATAGCCGCGAATGTCGCCGGTTTCGTCTATCAGGGTGTCGGCATAGGCCTTGGCATAGTCAAAGTAGCGCACATCGCCGCTTTCCTTATAGAGGCGCAGCATGGCGGTTAGCACCAGGCCCTGGGTGTAATTCCACTTGGGCTTTTTATAGCCCTCGATGGTCCAGGCCTGTGGATGGCGGGCCATTTCGGCGTCGGCCATCCGTTTGGCCCAGCTTTCCTTGGCCGCTCCCTGGGCGGTGGTGGCCAATGCCAGCCAGGCCACCAGGGCCAAGGCTGCTCCTTTGATGATGTGCTGCATAAGTTCCCCTGATTATTCGCTGCCGGGCCACTGGCTGGTGGATTCCCGGATGATGAGGCTGGGCTGCACTATGTAGTTCACCCTGATGGCCTTCTCTTCTTTGTCTTCGATGGCGCTGATGATCTTCTGGGCCGCCAGGCTGGCCATGTCGGTGACCGGCCTGCGGATGGTGGTCAGCGCCGGGATGATGCGCGACGCCAGGATGTTGTCGTCAAAGCCGCACACCGACAGCTCCTCTGGCACCTTGATGCCCAGCTCATGGGCCACTTTCAGCACCGCTGCGGCCATTTCGTCGGTGTTGGCAAAGATGGCGGTGGGCCTACCCTCCCCGGCCAGCAAGGTGTGGGCGCATTCGAGGCCGCTTTGATAGTTGTTCTTGCCGTGGGCAATGCGCCCCTCGGGAATGGGCAGCCCCAGGTCTTTGAGGGCGCCACAAAAACCTTCGAAACGCTCGGTGGAGGAGTGGTAGTGCATGGGGCCGGTGATAAAACCGATGTCCCTGTGGCCAAGGCCCACCAGGTGCGCCGCCATTTGCCTAACGCCGGTGCGGTCGTCCGACACCACGATATTGGTGTGGTCGTCCAAGTCCAGGGACGCCATGCGCACATAGGGGTGGCCCTCTTCCCTCAAGGCCGCCGCCAGCACTTTGCTCTCGGACACCGGCGGCAGCACTATGACCCCGTCCAGCTTTGAGCGGCCTACAAAGGCCAGGCAGTCTTCCACCAGGCTGGGGCTGTCGTACTTACAGGGGTGCACCACCAGCTCGTAACCCTGGCGGGAACAGACATCCAGCAGGCCTCTTTGTACCTGGTCGATATAGAGGGCGTCGGGGTTGTCGTAGATGATGCCGATAAAATAGGAACGGCTCGACGCCAGGCCCCTGGCCTGCTTGTCGGGCTGGTAATTGAGATCGGCAATGATCTTTTCGATGATCTTGCGGGTCTCTTCACCAACGCTGGCCGAGCCGTTGAGGACCCTGGACACGGTGCGCTTGGACACCTGGGCGGCCCGGGCCACGTCGTTGATGGTTGGTTTCTTCACTAGCATGGTCAGTTGCCCATCATTATTGGGTTGGGTGCCTGCATACCGTAGGTCACCAGAAAAGAAGTGTTGCCCGGCGCTTCGCCGCCTTTGGCGCCTCTTTGAAAAACAGCGCGGTAAATGGCGCTGGCGCCGTCTTTGAGGCCGCTCACCATGGCGTCGAGCCGCTCCCCTTTAAGGTCGGAGGCAGGGCCAGTGCAGCCCAGGGACGCCACCACCAGGCCACTGCGGTCACGAATGGGCACCGCCAGGCAGCGGACTTCGTCGTGGTATTCCCGGTCGTCTAAGGCATAGCCCAGGGCGATGACCCTTTTGAGATCTTTACGCAAAGGTTCCAGTTCGGTGATGGTGCGACAGGTCATGGCGGTGAGGTAGCGGCCGGCAAAGAGCCGCTCCAGTTCGTCAAAGTGGCGAAAGGCCAGAAACACCTTGCCGGTGGCCGATGCGTGCAGCAGGGTGCTGACCCCGGGCCTGCTGGCGATTTTGGGCTGCAGGCTGGCGTTGCAGACCTCGATGATCAGGCTCGAGTCGGTATTGGGCACCGCCAGATGCACGCTAAGGCCGGACTGCTGGGCCAGGCGCTGCACATGGACGGCGGCATGCTGGCGCAGCTTGTCCGATTGTAGGGCCTGGAAGCCCAGGTTGAGCATGCCAGGGCCGCTGACAAACTGCTTGCCGCGCTTTTCCACCAGGGCTTCGGCGCACAGGGTTTTGAGTAGCCGAAACACCGTGGTGCGGGGCAGGCCCAGCTCGGCCTCCAGGTGGGTGGCGGACAGGCCGTCACTGTTGGCCGCCAGCAGCTGCAGCAACTGGCAGGCCTTGGCCACGCTGGGAATTTGATACTTATCCATGTCTCCCTCCTAAAGTCCCATCAGCCTGGGCAGTGCCTCGCTGATGGCCGGCACGTAAGTGACCAGCATCAGCACCAGGAACATGGCCAGGTACAAGGGCAGCAAGGGCTTTAACAACCTTTCAATGGTGGTATTGGCCACGGCGCAGCCCACGAACAACACGCTGCCCACCGGCGGCGAACAAAGGCCGATGGACAGGTTCAAGACGATCATGATGCCGAAATGCAAAGGCGACATGCCCAGGGCCTCGGCTACCGGCAGGAAGATGGGGGTGAAGATCAGCACCGCCGGGGTCATGTCCAAGAAGGCCCCCACCACAATCAACACCAGGTTGATGATCAGCAGGATGATGATGGGGTTGTCGCTCAGGGTCACCAGCGCCTGGCTGATGGTCTGGGGGATTTGCTCAAAGGACAGCAACCAGGACATGGCGCTGGAGCAGGCGATAAGGAACATGACGATGGCGGTGGTTTCCACCGCTTTGAGCAAAATGCCCGGCAGCTGGCTGGGGGTCACTTCCTTGTAGAACACCATGGACAGCACCAGGGCGTAAATCACCGCCACGGCGCCGGCCTCGGTGGCGGTAAAGATGCCGCCGATAATGCCGCCGATCACCACCACCACCAACAGCAGGCTGGGCAAGGCCGCCGCCACTTTGGGCAGCACCTGGGCCAGAGGCAGGCGCTCACCCACCGGGTACCCCTTGGCCTTGGCGTAGCCGCCGCAGACCAGCATCAAGGCCAGGCCCAGCAAGATGCCCGGCAGGTAGCCGGCCACGAACAGCGCGGCGATGGACACCCCACCGCTGGCGATGGCGTAGATGATCAGGATATTGCTGGGGGGAATGAGCATGCCGGTGGTGGCGGCGGCGGCGGTGACGGCGGCGCTAAAGTCCTTGCTGTAGCCCTTGCTCTCCATCTGCGGCACCATAAAGCTGCCGATGGCCGAGGTGGCCGCCACCGCCGAGCCGGAAATGGCGCCAAACAGCATGCAGGACACCACATTGACCAGGGCCAGGCCGCCGGGCAAGGCGCCGATCAGCGCCATGGCGCATTCGATTAGCCGCCGGGCAATGCCGCCCCGGCCCATGATAAGGCCCGACAGCACAAAGAAGGGAATGGCCAGCAGGGCAAAGCTATCGATGCCCCCCACCATGCGCTGGGATACGGTGCTGACCGCCGTATCGAAGTCCAGGTTCAGCAGCAAGGTGGCCAGGGTGGCGATGCCGATGCAGTAGGAAATGGGCAGGTTGATCAGCAAGAGCCCAAAGAACAGCATCAGCAGCAAGGCAACGGAGGCGGCCATCAGTGTTGCCTCCCGCTACGCAGGTGGTCATAGCCGAAGAGCAGCATCAGCAGCCCCGATAGCGGCACCACCGAATAGACCCAGCCCATTTCGATGCCCATGGCCGCCGACACCTGCTTAAGATCCAGGGTCAGGCGCACCAGCTTGTAGCCCCCCAGCACCATCACCAGGGCGGCAAAGACCATCACCAGCAGGTGCACCAAGGCATCGATGCGCCGCTTCCAAGAGGCCCCGAGGCGGTCGGTCACCAGGCTAAGGCCCAGGTGGGCGCGGACCCGGTAGCCGTAGGCAGCCCCCAGCATACCCACCCAGATGAGCAGGAAGCGGGCCATTTCTTCGGTGGCGGAACTGGGGCTTTGCAGCACGTAACGGGACAATACCTGCCAGCTCACCACCAGCACTATGGCCCCCATGGCGGCGATAAGAACCCACTTGAGGGCGCTGTCGAGATGTCGGAAAAAGGCGTCCATCCTGTCCTCACATGGTCTTGATACGTTGCAGCAGGGCGCCGATGGCGGTGCCTTGGTAGCTGTCGTGTATGGGTTGCACCGCCGCCATAAAGGGGCCCTTGTCGGGGCGGATCACCTGCACCCCCTTGGCTTCCACCGCCTTGATGGCGTCGTCCGAGGCCTGCTGCCAGAGGTTTTTCTCAAAGACCACAGAATCGTCCATGGCCTGGCGCAGCCATTTTTGTTGCTGGGGGTTGAGGCTGTCCCAGACCTTTTGGCTGGCCAGCACCACGTCCGGCACGAAGCTGTGCTCGTCCAGGCTGTAGTAAGGGGCTATCTCATAGTGGCGGGACAGGTAATAGCTGGGGGGGTTGTTCTCGGCGCCGTCCACCACCCCCTGTTGCAAAGCGGCGTAGAGCTCGCCCCAGGCAATGGGGGTAGCGGCGCCCCCCAGGGTATTGACCATCTTCACGGCGGTGGGGCTGTTCAGTAGCCTTATCTTCTTGCCCTTGAGATCCAGGGGATTTTGGATAAGCCCCTGGGTGCTGTAGAAGCTGCGGCTGCCGGCGTCGTAGTAGCCCAGGCCAATCAGGTGCGCCGGCCGGGTCTGGGCCAGCAGGTTCTGGCCGATGTCGCTGTCCAGCACCCGCCAGAACTGGTCGCGGTCCTTAAAGACATAGGGAATGGAAAAGAGCTGCATCTGAGGCACAAAACCCTCGAGGGTGCTGGCCGACACCTTGGTCATGGCCAGGCTGCCGATTTGCAACAGCTCCACCAGCTCCCGCTCGGTGCCCAACTGGCCGTTGGGGTAGATCATCAAGCGCATCTGGCCGCCGGAATAGAGTTCCAGGCGCTGGGCCATAAATTCCATGGACTGGTGCACCACATGCTGGGTGTCCAGGGTATGGGCCATCCGCAACACCGTGACCTGCGACTCCTTCTGACATCCCCCCAGGAGTAACAGGCCCAGTGCCACCGGTAGCAATCTGCCGATAAGGGCTCGCATAACATTTCCCCATAGTGCAGCCCCTGCTGACAGGGCTGCCTTGCTGCTGACATTGCTTATCTTTGTTGTCTGGCGCCCTTAACGGAGGACGTCGGCCGGGAACTTGTCCATGTCGTCGTAATCGAGATTTTCACCGGCCATGCCCCAGATAAAGCTGTAACTCTGGGTACCGGCGCCGCAGTGAATGGACCAGGGCGGCGAGATCACCGCCTGCTCGTTCTTGACCCAGATATGGCGGGTTTCGGTGGGCTCCCCCATGAAGTGGCAGACCCCCTGCCCCTGGGGCAGGCCGAAGTAGAAGTACACCTCGTTGCGCCTGTCGTGCTGGTGGGCCGGCATGGTGTTCCAGACACTGCCGCTGACCAGCTCGGTCAGGCCCATCTGCAACTGGCAGGTCTCAACCACGCCATTGATAAGGAGCTGATTGATATAGCGCTCGTTGGCGGTTTCGCTGCTGCCAAGGTGCAAGACTTTGGCGTCGCACTTGCCCACTTTTTTATTGGGATAGCGGGCGTGGGCCGGGGCGGCGTTGAGGTAAAAGCGGGCCGGGTTCTGCGCATCCAGGCTCTCAAAGGTCACAGACTCGTTGCCGGTACCCAGGTAGAGGGCCTCTTTGAAAGCCAGCTCAAAGGCGGTGCCGTCGGCAACAACCCGGCCGGGGCCGCCGACGTTGATGATGCCAAGCTCGCGCCGGTACAGGAAAAAAGGCGCCTTTAAGGGATCGATAGCCTCAAGGGCCAAAGGCGCGGCCACCGGCACGGCGCCCCCCACCATAAAGCGCTCGTAGTGGCTGTACACCCAGCGCACCTTGCCCGCCTCCATCAGCTCGCCGGCCAAAAAAGCGTCCCGAAGATCCTCGGTGTCCATGGCTTTGACTTCGTTCTTGCCTACCGCGTAGCGCACTTCATATTCGGTCATGGTTCTCTCCGTTATCGGGCCAGCCAGCCGCCATCCACGGCCAGGATATGGCCGTTGACATAGTCACTGGCCTTGGAAGCCAGAAACACCACGGCCCCTTTTAAATCATCTGGGTTACCCCAACGGCCGGCGGGGATGCGCTTTTCGATCTCGCTGCTGCGCTCGGCATCGTCCTGCAGGGCCTGGGTGTTGTCGGTGCGAAAATAGCCGGGGGCAATGGCGTTGACCTGGATGCCGTGTTGGCCCCACTCGTTGGCCAGGGCCTTGGTCAGGCCGGCAATGGCATGTTTG from Gallaecimonas xiamenensis 3-C-1 carries:
- a CDS encoding TRAP transporter small permease; translated protein: MDAFFRHLDSALKWVLIAAMGAIVLVVSWQVLSRYVLQSPSSATEEMARFLLIWVGMLGAAYGYRVRAHLGLSLVTDRLGASWKRRIDALVHLLVMVFAALVMVLGGYKLVRLTLDLKQVSAAMGIEMGWVYSVVPLSGLLMLLFGYDHLRSGRQH
- a CDS encoding glycoside hydrolase family 88/105 protein — protein: MQHIIKGAALALVAWLALATTAQGAAKESWAKRMADAEMARHPQAWTIEGYKKPKWNYTQGLVLTAMLRLYKESGDVRYFDYAKAYADTLIDETGDIRGYKQSDFNIDMINAGKILFPLYEQTQDPRYIQAMHLLRQQLASQPRTSEGGFWHKKRYPFQMWLDGLYMGAPFYAQYGQWFSEGSDSFSDIAQQFRLMEQHDKDPKTGLLFHGWDESRQQPWANPQTGTSPNFWSRALGWYAMALVDVLDHFPRGHKDRGFLIATFNELAKNVSAFQDSSGLWYQVTDKGAGNGNYLEASGSAMLVYALARGVNQGYLPEKYLAVAQKGFKGLTDKLIKSDGKLISITQVCAVAGLGGEPYRSGSFEYYVGEQKRDNDPKATGPFILAALELAQ
- a CDS encoding UxaA family hydrolase is translated as MKVALVKVHPKDNVAVATQALDKGSRHLIDGEELLLATDLPAGHKVALRALAAGDEVVKYGFAIGSATSAINKGEHVHSHNLATNLSGAGEYRYQQVEPNLEAFGGGTFMGYRRKNGRVGTRNEVWIVNTVGCVNAIAQRIASRCEQEFAGIADAFVPFVHPYGCSQLGDDLNDTRAILAALINHPNAGAVLVVGLGCENNQLNKLLEAAGDIDSDRVRFFNSQQVDDEVEAGVEAIGQMLPLLALDKREPCPASELVLGMKCGGSDGFSGITANPLVGRMTDRFTALGGTVLLTETPEMFGAEQVLMNRAKDSATFEAVVKLVQDFKQYFIDHKQPVFENPSPGNKAGGLTTLEEKSLGAIQKGGQAQVQEVLAYGEPVHGRGLALLQAPGNDAVSSTALAASGATLILFTTGRGTPLGFPVPTVKISSNSDLYQRKGNWIDFNAGELLDGVAMDDLSQAFFERLLAIASGELTCNERNHSREIAIWKRGVTL
- a CDS encoding TRAP transporter substrate-binding protein, with the translated sequence MAHTLDTQHVVHQSMEFMAQRLELYSGGQMRLMIYPNGQLGTERELVELLQIGSLAMTKVSASTLEGFVPQMQLFSIPYVFKDRDQFWRVLDSDIGQNLLAQTRPAHLIGLGYYDAGSRSFYSTQGLIQNPLDLKGKKIRLLNSPTAVKMVNTLGGAATPIAWGELYAALQQGVVDGAENNPPSYYLSRHYEIAPYYSLDEHSFVPDVVLASQKVWDSLNPQQQKWLRQAMDDSVVFEKNLWQQASDDAIKAVEAKGVQVIRPDKGPFMAAVQPIHDSYQGTAIGALLQRIKTM
- a CDS encoding IclR family transcriptional regulator translates to MDKYQIPSVAKACQLLQLLAANSDGLSATHLEAELGLPRTTVFRLLKTLCAEALVEKRGKQFVSGPGMLNLGFQALQSDKLRQHAAVHVQRLAQQSGLSVHLAVPNTDSSLIIEVCNASLQPKIASRPGVSTLLHASATGKVFLAFRHFDELERLFAGRYLTAMTCRTITELEPLRKDLKRVIALGYALDDREYHDEVRCLAVPIRDRSGLVVASLGCTGPASDLKGERLDAMVSGLKDGASAIYRAVFQRGAKGGEAPGNTSFLVTYGMQAPNPIMMGN
- a CDS encoding TRAP transporter large permease — its product is MAASVALLLMLFFGLLLINLPISYCIGIATLATLLLNLDFDTAVSTVSQRMVGGIDSFALLAIPFFVLSGLIMGRGGIARRLIECAMALIGALPGGLALVNVVSCMLFGAISGSAVAATSAIGSFMVPQMESKGYSKDFSAAVTAAAATTGMLIPPSNILIIYAIASGGVSIAALFVAGYLPGILLGLALMLVCGGYAKAKGYPVGERLPLAQVLPKVAAALPSLLLVVVVIGGIIGGIFTATEAGAVAVIYALVLSMVFYKEVTPSQLPGILLKAVETTAIVMFLIACSSAMSWLLSFEQIPQTISQALVTLSDNPIIILLIINLVLIVVGAFLDMTPAVLIFTPIFLPVAEALGMSPLHFGIMIVLNLSIGLCSPPVGSVLFVGCAVANTTIERLLKPLLPLYLAMFLVLMLVTYVPAISEALPRLMGL
- the kduI gene encoding 5-dehydro-4-deoxy-D-glucuronate isomerase, whose translation is MTEYEVRYAVGKNEVKAMDTEDLRDAFLAGELMEAGKVRWVYSHYERFMVGGAVPVAAPLALEAIDPLKAPFFLYRRELGIINVGGPGRVVADGTAFELAFKEALYLGTGNESVTFESLDAQNPARFYLNAAPAHARYPNKKVGKCDAKVLHLGSSETANERYINQLLINGVVETCQLQMGLTELVSGSVWNTMPAHQHDRRNEVYFYFGLPQGQGVCHFMGEPTETRHIWVKNEQAVISPPWSIHCGAGTQSYSFIWGMAGENLDYDDMDKFPADVLR
- a CDS encoding glycoside hydrolase family 28 protein, which codes for MTAFFNESATGGKAADPSLERRTLLKALGAGLVLSQLPACASAPKTQAPADDWALADDIVRNTQLPKFAERDFPISDFGAVPGGKVLNSDAIAAAIAACAAAGGGRVRVPQGRFLTGAIHLKSNVNLHLDKGAVLVFSPNPDHYLPAVFTRWEGMEMMGLSPLIYAYGQRNIAVTGQGVLDGGADDNTWWPWKGPHPEGHWRQDPIAQTQKAARDKLQQEVLAGTDPRTRLHGQGSFLRPAFIQPYLCQNVLIEGVTLVNSPFWLLHPVLCQSVTVRGVTCRSHGPNNDGCDPECCDHVVIEGCTFDTGDDCIAIKSGRNEDGRRVGQACRNLVVRNCQMKDGHGGLVLGSEISGGVYNVFLDNCQMDSPELERAFRIKTNARRGGTIEGIRIRNLRVGEVKDAVSINFFYEEGQEGRFLPEVRDIHIDNLVVRSAQRAFYLRGFASAPIEGVTLSNCRIDKVAAPSVLENVGKLELNNVRVAGKLVSATELEAL
- a CDS encoding LacI family DNA-binding transcriptional regulator gives rise to the protein MLVKKPTINDVARAAQVSKRTVSRVLNGSASVGEETRKIIEKIIADLNYQPDKQARGLASSRSYFIGIIYDNPDALYIDQVQRGLLDVCSRQGYELVVHPCKYDSPSLVEDCLAFVGRSKLDGVIVLPPVSESKVLAAALREEGHPYVRMASLDLDDHTNIVVSDDRTGVRQMAAHLVGLGHRDIGFITGPMHYHSSTERFEGFCGALKDLGLPIPEGRIAHGKNNYQSGLECAHTLLAGEGRPTAIFANTDEMAAAVLKVAHELGIKVPEELSVCGFDDNILASRIIPALTTIRRPVTDMASLAAQKIISAIEDKEEKAIRVNYIVQPSLIIRESTSQWPGSE